Genomic DNA from Chaetodon auriga isolate fChaAug3 chromosome 13, fChaAug3.hap1, whole genome shotgun sequence:
GTGGGATAGGCTAATGTGGGCTACGTTAGCCGTTAGCTGCGCTCCTCTTCGAACACTTTTGGCCAAAGCActccagacaaacacagtggcaCGACGAGCAACCGTCACTCCGAGACTCACTGTCCGTTTATCTCCGTATATATTGTTCTGAACACCGTCCACACTCTTACAATAATTTTCCACTGCCACGTCGCTCCTCACTCTCGCTTCTTCGTTTTTTACTTCGCACGCTTACAGGTCAAGTTCTcgctcacaacaacaaaaaaaaaactcacacccttctcttcctgtttcacacatATTTTAACCAATTAATTAACAGAACAACATTATTTCTCAATCAACACTTCCTCTGTACCCCtgagactttcaaaataaaacattttagaaGTGCACATTGgtatctttttttaaaactttttaaacaTTCATTAAACTCTTCTCTTAAACTATTTAACCTTACTGAAATATtctttttaacacttttaatCACCTTTTACATGAAATGAACGTAtttaaactatttatttatttattaaccaTTTTTAACAGGGTTACACCCTTCCCCCTTTAAATGTCTGATGTCCTCATCAGAGTACCTGAATTTAAACTTCAGTTTCTACACGGAAACAACAAGGATGAGTTGAAATAGGCCCAGCTTAGTGCTTACCTATCCTTATAGTAACCCCTCTATGTACAATTGTAATGGGCTGATCTCGAGCCTTTCCTGGCTCATCATAAGTAAGTCTTACAAGTGGTTTCAACAGTCTTTTTGGCCTACTTGGCTTTGGTGTCACATGTACATCAGAACAGCTTGAGGGTGGTTGTTCATCTTCACTGGAAACTGGCTCGGACTCAGAGTCGGTCGTCTGAGAGACATCTGGAACATGCTCTACAGGGGAgttgtctctctctgagtgACTTTCTTCCGAAGGACTGAGGACCTCCAACTGCTCTAATCCTTCAGcattgtctctttctctcctttggATGAGCTTTCCCATGAACTTCCTGTAGGGTCTGGTTGGCCATTCACACTCCAGATCGGAGGAGTCGCTCGAGGtattgctctctctctgtacaGTGTGATCTGTGCAGTTTCTTTTGTGTCGGTTGGGTACACGACTTCGAGTCACAGGCCTCTTTGGGATGTTCTCTGTTTCGTCCTGCACTGGGATCCTCACTTGATCTCCTATGGAAAGGAGATTATCTCTGTGCAATGTTTTGAGCCTCCCTTTCACATTCAGTGGCTTCACTCGGTAGACAGGCAAGTTTGGCAACTTATCCACCACGACATGAGGAACAGTGTACCAGCGATTCTCCAGTTTGTGTTTTCCCTTCAATCCAAGGTTTTTCAGCAATACTTTGTCACCAGGTTCTAGTTTGTGGAACCTAAGTCTCTTGTTGTATGcccttttattttgctggtgTCTCTTGTTAGAGACCTCCATGGCCAGGTTGTAGGCCTTCTGCAAGTCCTCTTTCAGTTTGGCAACATATGCAGAATGTGGTTGGTCACCCTTGCCATCTGGGCATGTTCCAAAGCACACATCCAGCGGGAGTCGAGCCTCTCGGCCGAACATCAGCATGTATGGGGAATATCCCGTGGCGTCACACTTGGTGCTATTGTATGCGTGCACCAGGTGCACCACATGCTGACTCCATTGCCGCTTCTTTTCTTGGTTAAGTGTGGCCAACATGGATAACAGAGTTCGGTTGAAGCGTTCAGGTTGGGGATCACCCTGTGGGTGGTAGGGGGTGGTCCGTGACTTCTGTATGCCCAATATCTTTAGCAGCTCTTTAATGAGTCGAGACTCAAAGTCTCTGCCTTGATCAGAGTGGATACGGGATGGCAAGCCATAATGTACAAAATACTTTTCCACTAAGACTTTCGCCACTGTGAGAGCTTTTTGATTCTGAGTGGGAAAAGCTTGGGCGTACCTTGTAAAATGGTCAGTCACAACAAGCACATTACTCACTCCTCTTGAATCTGGTTCCATAGACAGGAAGTCGATACAGACTAGGTCCATAGGTCCAGAACTCACTATCTGATGTAATGGTGCCGCTCTTTGACATGGAGTCTTCCTGAGGACACACTCTCCACAGTTTTTCACATATTGTTCTACATCGACTGACATCTTCGGCCAGAAGAACCGGCTCCTGATCATGTCAGTGACTCTTTCTACTCCTAAATGACCAAGGTCATCATGCATGGTTTTAAGTACTACTGTTTTGAATTTAGCAGGTAGCACTAGCTGCTGTGTCTTTTTCCCTGTATGGCATGTGCTCACCCGATGTAGTAACCCATCAGTCATGACTAGCTtactcatctctctcttcataGGGAGCAACTCTGGGCTGTCTTGCCACTTGCCACACTTTATGGCTTGTATGGTGGGTGCTATCAAACTGTCTTGGGCTTGGGCTACAATTAAGTCCTGCCTGGACATTTGTTCCAGTGAGTTCAGCTGAAGACGTGTGGGGAAAGCATATACATCAGGAATGCAGTCAGGTGGAGCTCCAAGCTGTTCAGCATACTTAGGGGAGTCTGTTGATGGGCCAAGAACACCAACCCGCTGGCAGATTGACTTGACTCCAGCCTGCGAGATGCTCTGCCATTCCGCCTCTCCATCTCTTGCCTCTATACGCGATAAAAGATCAGCGTCAATGTTATTTCTACCTGGTCTGTAGATGATGTCAAAATCGTACACTGACAAATCAGATAGCCACCTATGTCCTGTGGCATTGAGCTTTGCTGATGTCAGGACGTAAGTTAGAGGGTTGTTGTCTGTACGCACAGTAAAGTGGGCTCCGTAGAGATAGTCGTGAAATTTCTCCACAACTGCCCATTTGAGTGACAGAAACTCTAACTGGTGAATGGCGTAATTTTTTTCTGAAGAGCTCAGTTTTCTGCTTGCGAACGCCACTGGTCGCAACCCTTCTGTGTGCTCCTGATATAGAACAGCTCCAAGCCCTGTGAGGCTAGCATCCACATGCAACGTGTAGGGTTTGTCAGGATCTGCAAAGGCGAGCACAGGGGCATTTGTCAAAcactttttaattttctcaaagGCTTCAGTGCACGACTCATCCCACCTGTCTCCAAATGGTTCCTTCTCATCCAAATAAACATCTTTCTTCCCTTTTGCTGGCTTTTTGCTGCGCTGAGTGGGGCCATAACCTTTAGTGAGGTCAGTTAAAGGGCGGACGATGGAGGAGTAGTTGTGGATAAATCGTCTGTAATAACCACAAAACCCCAAAAAGGATCGTAGGGTCTTGAGATTGTAGGGTTGGGGCCAAGTGGTCACAGCTTCAATTTTTGCGGGGTCAGCAGCGACACCCTCAGCAGTCACAATATGACCCACATACTTGACCTTTGTTTGACAAAACTGACACTTGTCAAGTGAAATCTTGAGCACTACTTCTCTGAGTCTGTCCAGCACCTTTAAGAGTCTCTCTTCGTGTTCTGCCAGGGTCTTTCCAAATATGATCAGATCATCCAGATAGACTATTACTTGGAGCATGTTCATATCGCCAACAGCTTTCTCCATGAGGCGCTGGAAGGTTGCAGGAGCTCCAGTTATGCCCTGAGGCATCCTTTCAAACTGGTAAAACCCAAGAGGGCAGATAAACgcagttttttctttgtcctcttctttCATGGCTATTTGATAGTAACCACTTCTTAAGTCTAGGACAGAAAACCATTTACTACCCGACAGACAATCGAGAGCCTCATCGATGCGTGGGGTAGTATATTGATCTGGGACAGTGCGGCTGTTGAGCGTGCGGTAGTCAATGCACATCCTTACATCCCCATTCTTTTTCCTCACAACCACTATGGGCGATGCATATGGACTTCTGGACTCTTTAATGATGCCTGCTGCTAGTAACTTTTGGATATGACGCCGCACGTCGTCAATATCCGCTGGAGCAATGCGTCTGGAGCGCTCACGAAAGGGTCGTGAATCAGATAAGCGGATTGTGTGCTCCACTTCTTTGGCGAGTCCCACATCCAGTTCATGGAGAGAGAATACATCTGCTCTTTCAGACAGTTTCTGTCGGAGCCTTGCTTTCCAGGCTTCAGGGACAGGTGACTCACCAAAGTCAATCATGCTAACATCAAAAGCATCCTCAGTCTCTGGCTTTTGTTTTGGCACTGTGGTAACCACATCAGCCACACACAGGTGACCCAGGACAGCACCGGCAGGAATTGTCACTTCCTTCTGTGACTCATTATGAACCACAACTGTCAGCCGGTTAATGTCCACAGCATTGCTCGGTATTATCATAGGCTGCAGCATGATGCCTGATGGGAGAGTAGCTGTACTGGAGGGTTCAACCATCAAGACGTCATTTGGCAGTGACGTTCCAAGCACAACTTTACAGACTACTTTACTACTGCCACCTGCAGGTAGTGTTAGTGGGCTTGGACCTCCAAACTGTACAGAACCtacttcatcatcctcttcttcttttgacaAGTCAATAgttttttctttgactgtttCGGGGCAAGTGTTCTGTATGCCAAAGCTGTAGGCTACAGTCTCGCCACCTCTGtcttcacacagctgagctAGCCGCTTGGACAGGTTAGCATTGGTATTTGTCCCTAGAATCACAGGTGTCTGATCGGGACCTGGTGGATCAGGGCAAATAAGAGCCAGGGCTGATAGAGCAGTTGGGGTACCTGCCACTTTCTTTGGAAACTCTATGTCCACTGCCACATAGCCAAGGTAAGGGTAATCAGTGTCACTTAAACCCCAAATGTTGAGTTTGCTTACTGGGTGAATAGGAGTATCAGCCAGATGTCTCCTATACCAGGACTCAAAGATGATGCTAACTCTTGAACCACTGTCGAGTAATGCATCACACAAAtgtccattcactttcagaggcTCCAAAGATGGTGGCCCTATTAAACCCTCTGGTATGCCTGTCGAAGCAAGCTTGTCCACTGCACTCCTCCTCACAGTACAGTCAGTTCCTGATGAAGGGGCATCAGTAGTAGGTGGAGTGCTATGGGTCTTGGCCTTTTTGAGAGCTTGAATGAGTCTTTGGATCACTTTGTTTTGGTTCTCAGGGTTTTTACACTTTCCAGCCATGTGTCCATTTTCACCACAGCGGTAGCAGAAACGCTCTTCTGCCTCAGCCCCTTGTCTATTTGGGGTGTTTACAGTCATCGCTGTCGGTGAAGCTGTAGATGGACAAGGCAATCTGGAGTTCACTTTCTGTTGCAACTGTTTCACTCGCTTCCTCAGAGCTACTACTTCTGGATCAGCATTAGTCTCTGGGGCTTTTTCGAGGTTAGCCTGAAAGTTTTCATTTCGCGTCACTTTGTCTTGTGTAGAGAGTGCTGCGAACATTGATTTCACTTCTTTAATTTCAGCTCTCAAGCTCTGTATCTCTGAGTGTTTGCTTTCTTCTTGAAGCTTGGTATGAACTGTATACACTGAATGATTTAGCTTTGTTCTGGAAGCTTCATATTCTTCTTCTGTACGTATTTCTTTCAAGAGCTCAAGAAAAGTTGGGGGTTTGgctcttctctccctcagtcGCAGTTGAATCAACATTAAGTCAGCATTAACTGCGCCCCTAAGAAGCTGCTCAAGCCGTGCACCATCCATGGCTAGGGGAGGGAGACCACCTCTTTGTACCACTTTGGATAGGCAACGTTCTAATCTCCTGAGGAAATCAGATAGCTTCTCACCgggttgctgctgctgcattctgaATGTGAAATACAGATCATCTCCAGACTCTGCTAATCCAAAGGCATTTTCAAGAGCCTCTAGGCACTTTGCAGGGGTAACTTCAGGATCAGAGAGACGCACTGCTTTTATCACCTCTAAGGCTGGCCCCTTTAAACTTTCCattatcctcctcctcttgtcttttgCAGAGCCCTCACTCTCTTCCACCATCAGGTAAGCTTGTTCTAGCCAATGGTCGAATTGTTCCTCTCCTGCTGGAGTAGGCACAGTACCTGAAAAGATCCGCAGACGGCGGTATCCGCCACTTTCCATTGATGGCTTAGCAGATTTATCAAACAGTTCACCGACAGCACGAAGGATGGCTTCGGTAGAGGAGACTGGCTGTGGAGTCAACAAAGCCTGCACATCCTCCATAGACTTTCCTTCTGCCTGTAGAAGAGCATTCAGTTTATGGTTAAAATCCAAATCAGGGCCTGAGCTTTGGGCCACAGTGAAGATTGGCCATGCTGTTTGTCCATCTGAGCTCAGCACTTCCCCTGGGACGTTGGCCTCGGTCAAGTTTTCTCTGCACTCACAAAGCACCAGCACTTCATTTGCCATTTCACTCAACATTCTGCCTCTTACACGTACCCGTCCCAAGCATTTTATAGTTTGTAATGTCTCTTCTATGTGTGCAATTTCTGTTTTCTCCGGAACAATGGTCAGCAAGGCATGGCTCTCATCCAGGTTCTCACCTCGACACCAGTTCTTCAGCTTGTTCTGGTACATAGtgacacttcagctgcagttaGTTGAGTTTACAACACTGTATATGGTTTCATTTATCTGATTTAGTTTCGGTTATATTAGAAACCCAAACTGTATTTATCAAATCCCAGAGATCTTCTGGTTACctttagtctgtttttttttttaaatagttcaCACACCAGAAAATTTACAGTCACTCATCACCAATTTCAGCATTAGTTATCCCACAATCCCAGCGGTGCCTCCATTTTATGTAGCGCCCTCATAGACGTCCGATCTATTTTACTGAGGTGCGCTCCCCAAGTCCTTTGTATTCTCAAAATCTTTCTTTAGGATTAACCAATGCTGAATAATGAGTAAATGGTAACACACAATGACTCAAAAAGTACGCTTTCAAGATTTACTGGCGTAAACAACACACGAACACATTCtttaataatgcaaaataaaaaatgaggaaacaatAATATTCCAATTCAAATTCAGTCAGTTAACTCAAatacctttttcttttcagtgcacTCAATATAAAACACCAAATTATGACATACTACACAAAGCCGGCAGTTTTTAATTAGCTAAAATTAAATTGGgtacccagtgtgtgtgtgtgtgtgtgtgtgcgtgtgtgcgtgtgagcgtTGCAGGCCTGTTACGGTGCTTGCGGGCGTGGTTGCCAGAAACAATGGTGTCGCTTCGCGCTACAGCGCTGGAAAAGCAGTTACTCCTCGCCGCAGCAGTGGCGTCTTCCTTATCCGTCCGTGGTACAGCGGGTTGCTGAAGCATGGGATACCAACTCACCACACGTCCTTGGTCCAGTACACAGCAAACTAACAGTTTCACCCAGGAGTAGCTGGTTTAGCTGCACGTGGATAAAGTCCGTGGGATAGGCTAATGTGGGCTACGTTAGCCGTTAGCTGCGCTCCTCTTCGAACACTTTTGGCCAAAGCActccagacaaacacagtggcaCGACGAGCAACCGTCACTCCGAGACTCACTGTCCGTTTATCTCCGTATATATTGTTCTGAACACCGTCCACACTCTTACAATAATTTTCCACTGCCACGTCGCTCCTCACTCTCGCTTCTTCGTTTTTTACTTCGCACGCTTACAGGTCAAGTTCTcgctcacaacaacaaaaaaaaaactcacacccttctcttcctgtttcacacatATTTTAACCAATTAATTAACAGAACAACATTATTTCTCAATCAACACTTCCTCTGTACCCCtgagactttcaaaataaaacattttagaaGTGCACATTGgtatctttttttaaaactttttaaacaTTCATTAAACTCTTCTCTTAAACTATTTAACCTTACTGAAATATtctttttaacacttttaatCACCTTTTACATGAAATGAACGTAtttaaactatttatttatttattaaccaTTTTTAACAGGGTTACAACTGTTTGACCTTCCTCTGCAGACTAATAAAACTCTCTGATTTTATTTGTGATTCTCACGAACAGATTTTTCCACAGCAACCTACATTATTTTATCTCCAAAAAACACCTCACATTTGCTTGATTTAAGAATGTGCTCTCTGGTATCATCCTGGCTCGTACAGAGCAACACTGTGTAGAAAATTGTAGAAATTATGTCTTAAATGTTGCACACAGCCAAGATGATTGcttattggctgcaaactgtCTTTTTGTTTAGAAAGTGAAGTTcagactgtgtgtcagtgtaaaTTCATTTTGAGCTCTATATTATCTTTATCATGGACCATCATTTAAATTGCTTTATTGCCATAATAATAAAGTGGCAGTCAAGTGAACAAGTGATCACTGCTTTTACAGCAACAATAATGAGATAAAATAAGGAATAAAACATacatgcaataaaacaaaactgttaGAAATTACAAGATAAAAACTAGTAAAGGAAGTAAAGTTAATATAATTTTACAACAAACCCTTAGAGAAAAGTGTAAAAGGGTGAAAACAGGTGTAAATGCGATCTCAATCAATAGTGTTGTGCATTTGTACAGTTACAGTAATCTAAAGCAGAATGAAAGTTTCACAGTTTACAGAGTAACACCAGAAAACATATCGGTCATCACAGCGGTGCACTTCAATGTGTGTTAGTTATCAAAAGAAATCCTAATGAATACTTAACGAGGATCACAGAATCCCATCTCTGCAGTCTTATTACACAAGAAGTCAAGGCCATGTTAAAAACATTAGTTCATTTTGTATTGACGGAACAACTGCTTGAGGTGTTTTGaaatttctctcatttttagACCATATATGATTGGATTAAAGAGAGGATGATACAGAACCACTTGTAAGGTCATTATTAAATGTGCAATTTTGGGAATATCAGATTCCAGTCTAGCTATAATAACATCATATGTGCACAACAAGGAAAAGTTGATCAAAACCAACAGGTGGGGTAAACAGGTCTCTGCAGCTTTTGTCCTCACTTCTCTACAACTTCTATAGCTTACGGTAAATATTTTTGTGTATGTAAAAAGTATAAAGAGCATAGGACAAAGGGCAACATTGAGCAAAATGAACACACCATATATAGATATTGCTCTTGAACTCACACAATGAAGTTTGTAAATTGAGTTATTGCAAAAAATTACTTGTAGAGTAAACCTGCAGAGCTTTTGTTTCATATTCATTATTGCTGATGGCGAAAGCTGACAAGCAGGAACAAGCCAAGCTACAGCCAGAAAGACATTGACAGTTGTTTTTCTCATGATCGCTGCATATTGCAGAGGTTTACATATGGACACATATCTGTCGTAGGCCATGGCTGACAACAGTAAGAACTCTGAACCGCCtaaagaataaaacagaaaaccttGAAAGAGACAGGCAGAATAAGATATGATCTGTTTGTCAGATAAAAAGTCGATCATCAGCTTTGGGTAGATCGCAGTGCTGTAAAGAACAGAGTTGATCAACAGAGctgcaatgaaaatgtacatGGGCTCATGGAGGTTTTGGTGAAACCAGATCAGATACACGATAGTAGAATTACTGCAGATTATTAGAATATATACTATAGAAAAGATCATAAAATAAAGATATCTGTATTTGTGAACTTCCACGTGCCCATCAAGAGTTATATATGTAACATTTAAGTCTTCATCCATTaagaaagtcaaatattcaaTATTGAGTACTAAAACAGGCAGATAATATCACAGGAATATGTgaataaaacctgaaaacagAGGCCGGTCTCACTGCAAAAACATGTCTCCTGCACTGCAGTCCCTATTTCATTCACAGTTACCTGGTCTTGTAATTAGTTTGAGCTCATTTCCAaaatttggaaaatgtttttatcagGTTGCTTCACCCTCCATGGATCTCATTAAACTTTCCACCAAGAGTGACTCGTATGTAAACAACTTCATCAAACTCTGGAGGCTTGAATCCGTAGGTGTTGTAAGACCTCTTTCACTGGGGCTTGTGATCTGCAACATTTTTCAGTGCCCCATTGAATGACATCATGCTGTTCATGTGTATGGAAATTGTCAAAATACTTGGTAGCATTTCATTTGGCATAAAATTTATTTGCGTATATGCTTGTAAAACATTATCCATATAAAACAACTCTAAATAGTATtttaaaagtacagtatattatgAAAGCGGCTGCTGACTAACAGACGCTCTGCTTCTGGAATGTTTCCAGCAGACATTGAAACCACGAGGGAGCTGTTGGACTAAACTGGGATGCAGCTGGAATGTGACACAACCTTGACTGCAAATCCATAGACACGGTTTTCAAATCAGTCGCCATGGATTATGAATCCGAGAGCACAATTTTTAAATCAAGAGCACAGATTTGCACATGGCTCTTTTGTTTTCCCGCTGACACCAGGGGGCGTCTGTACAGTCAGGCAGCCTATAGAGCAGAATATTGGGCCCAGATTTTGCACCCACCACCACAAAGATTCCAAATTCCCAGTGGCATCTCCAGTTTGGTTGAGATATGTAACAAACACAACTGATTGTGTTCATGGGAAGCCGGTGCTGGTTCTCATTCTTTTCTCAGTATTAGCAACTTGCTCAGATCACTGAAAGGGAGGCTGTTGGATTGGTGATAGATCCTCACTACATTTTTATGCTTGTCCTCAAATGGAACATGTTGGTTTAGGATGCCTCGACTGTCCGGACTGCATGGCACTACatcagctcacctgcagctgaggGGAAGAGCTTTGAGCTGAGGATTTTGGCTGATGACAACACATAGCTCCATTTGTCTGGTCAAGCTTCATTTGTTGGCAACATCTTCAGACAACGACAATCTGGAAATGGGTATCGAGACACCCAGTCTATCACCTCCTCTGTGCAGTAAGTTAGTGATGATCATGTCCACAACCTCCAGTGCTCCTGGTGGACAGGCAGTAAAAGTCTCTGCTACCGTAGAGTGATCAAAAGATGAGGTTAGTATTAGAGAGGAGTCTACCTCTACCTTCTCCACGCATCAGCATGTTTTGCCATTTTATCCATCTGACAACCTTCTGGATTATTGTGGGGACCATTGTGGGGCCCATCATGGGGATAGTGCTGGTATTTATCCATGTGAGGTCACCATGCCAACCACGAGGTTCCAGAATCTGGCTTTTGTCTTACCTGGATGGGGATGGGCCATGCACCATGCTT
This window encodes:
- the LOC143330778 gene encoding olfactory receptor 52A5-like, coding for MDEDLNVTYITLDGHVEVHKYRYLYFMIFSIVYILIICSNSTIVYLIWFHQNLHEPMYIFIAALLINSVLYSTAIYPKLMIDFLSDKQIISYSACLFQGFLFYSLGGSEFLLLSAMAYDRYVSICKPLQYAAIMRKTTVNVFLAVAWLVPACQLSPSAIMNMKQKLCRFTLQVIFCNNSIYKLHCVSSRAISIYGVFILLNVALCPMLFILFTYTKIFTVSYRSCREVRTKAAETCLPHLLVLINFSLLCTYDVIIARLESDIPKIAHLIMTLQVVLYHPLFNPIIYGLKMREISKHLKQLFRQYKMN